Below is a window of Deltaproteobacteria bacterium DNA.
CGGATGTTCCGGTCATGACGAGGGTGGGCGCGGGCGTGGCTGTATCTGACGCCCATCCCGCCGCAATCGCGGCAGCAGCCGCCGTGACTGCGGCTCCGGGCGGGCACGGGGCTGTGCGGGAGGTCTGCGAGGCCATTCTGGCCGGGCGCGGGCTTTTGGACCAGATTTTGAAAAAACGTTTCGGCATTTGTTAATTTGCCACAATAACAGTGTGTTGAAAAACTCGAATTATGCAGGCTGATGAAAAACGATGAGCCGCAAGGCGTGCGAAAAGCCAATGAGTCAAGCGTACCCGCCCAAGAAATCGCAGAGCTCTTGGGCTGAGTCTGGATGTTCGTACGTGACGGAATTGGCTTTGACGCAGAACACTGCCGGATCGCGTTTTTCGACAGCCTGATAACGGAGCCGCTGACTTGACAGACAACAACAACGCCGGTTCCAAAAGCGCCGCCAAAAGGCGAAGAAGCCCGGTGGCCCGCATCTTTCTGGCGGCCTTCGGGGGAATGCTCCTGATGGGCATAGGCTTCGGAGGCTGGCTTTATTTCGGCAAACCCGACCAGCCCGTGGCTCTGCGCCCGCCCGAAACCAGGCGCTACGACATAATGGTCACCAGGGTCCGCCACAACGCCATGAGAAACGGCGTCCTGGCCTGGACCGTGGACGCCGAATCCGTGGGCTATTCCCGCACCGACGGAGATGCCAGAATAAGGAAGGTGAACGCGGTCTTTTACGGCAACCGGTCAAGGCCGGTGACCGCCACGGCGCAGGAAGGCAGGATTTCCACGGGAAGCCGGGACATGGAGCTATTAGGCGAGGTGGTCATAACGGACGCCCCCTACGTTTTCCGCACTCCCAGGATGGCCTACACCGGTCAGGCACACAGCATCGCGGCCAATCAATCGGTTAGCCTTTCTGGAAAACAGGTCACGGTTTCCGGCGATTCCATGACTTACGACATCAACACCAGAACCACCCGCATAAGCGGGCACGTGAAGGGGCAGTTTTTCCTGAATGGAAACGCGTAAAGAAAAACCGGCGTCAAGCTCGCGCATCGCGGCCAGAGTCATGGCCGTGGTCATGCTTTTTTTCATCCTGGCCTCCACGGTCTTTTCCCAGGAAGCGCCCAAGCCCCTCACGGGCTTCGAGCTGGGGCACGGCCCGCTTACCGTCACGTCCGACGACCTTGTCATGTTCCACGAGGAAAACCGGGCGGAATTTTCGGGAAACGTGCTGGCCGTGCAGGGAAAAACCAGGCTCAAGGCCGACCGGGTCATAGTGTGGTTCAAAAAGGGAGGCAAGAAGGAGCCCGAAGGCCCGGCAGGCTCCCAGAGCCTGGACAGGGTGAAGGCCGAAGGCAGGGTCAACATCGCAACCGACCAGTTCACGGCCAAAAGCGACGCAGCGGTCTATGAAACCGCCACCGAAATCCTGGTTCTTTCGGGCCGTGAGGCCACCCTCACCCAGGGCGAGAACGTGGTGAAGGGCGTCAAGATCGTGGTTGACCGCAAAAAGGGCTCAACCCGCGTTGAATCCGGCAGGGCCGCCCAGGTCTCGGTGAAGATATTTCCCGAATCCGACGGCCCGAAAAAGGACTCCCCCAAATAATCCCGGCGCGTCTCAAGCCGCCCGTCCGAAGGAAAACTGTTAAAGATTCAAACGGGATAAGCGAATGTCCGTCCTTGTGCTCGAAAACCTGATGAAGCGCTACCACGGAAAGACCATAGTGAATTCCGTGAGCCTGAACGTGGAAAGCGGCAGGGTCGCCGGGCTTCTGGGCCCCAACGGCGCGGGCAAGACCACCACCTTTTACATGGCGGTGGGGCTCATAAGGCCCGACCAGGGCCGGGTGCTGGTTGATGCGGACGATCTTACCGAAGCGCCTATGCACGTGCGCGCCCGCATGGGGGTGGGCTACCTTCCCCAGGAAAGCTCGGTCTTCCGCAAGCTCACCGCCCTCCAGAACGTCCTGGTCATACTGGAGTTGCGGCAGATGAGCGCAAGGGCCAGGGTGGATAGGGCCATGGAACTTCTTTCCGAGCTCACCATAGCCCACCTTGCGAATGAACGGGCCGACGTTCTTTCGGGCGGAGAGCGACGACGCCTGGAAATCGCAAGGGCCTTGGCCTCCGAGCCCAAGTTCCTGCTTCTGGACGAGCCCTTCGCGGGCATCGATCCCCTGGCCGTGGACGAAATCCAGGGCATCATAAGAAGCCTTGCCGGGCGCGGCATAGGCGTTCTCATTTCCGACCACAACGTTCAGGACACCCTGAAAGTCTGCGACGAGGCCACCATCCTTGCCGAAGGCAGGGTGATAGAGTTCGGCACGCCCCAGCACATCGCCACGAGCCCCCTTGCCATGCGCATCTATCTTGGCGAGGATTTTCGCCTGACGTAACAGGCTGTCGAAAAACGCGACGGGCAGTGTTCGCGCGTCGCATCCTGGCTCGATCAATTACAGCCATCCTGATTTAGCCCAAGAACCATGCGATTTCTTGGGCGGGTATGCTCCCTCGCCGCTCGCTCGCACGCCTTGCTGCTCATCGTTTTTCATCAGCCTGCCAAATTCGAGTCTTTCATCATTCTGTTAAGCATCTTTCCTGCAATTTTTCTCCGGTATCCTGATTTTATATGTTATTTCAGCATATTCTGCTTCCTTGAAACTCCAGATTCACCAACCGGTACATTCCTTGCAAATCTTTTTTTGATCTCCGGGCCAAAATGGTGTAAGGATCATATCATTGGAGTTTACCAGAAGGCTTTAGCCCAAAATCTTCAAGGCCCGGTACAAGCATGGCAATGGAAATCCGCCAGCAGCTTCGCCTTTCCCAGCAGCTCATCATGACTCCGCAGCTGCAGATGGCCATAAAGCTGCTTCAGCTCAACCACCTCGAGCTTTTGGACGTGATCCAGGAGGAGCTCACCCAAAACGCGGCCCTGGAGGAAGGCGAGCCTTACGAAGACAGCAGGGAAGCCCAGCAGAACCAGTACGATTCCCCGGAGCCCGCCGAGTCCAAGGTTTCCGCCGAAGGCGAGGAAGTCGAGGTTGCAGGCCCTTCCGAGACCGAGCTCGACCTGGACACCCGCGTGGCCGATGAGCCGGACTGGAGCCAGTACGGCGAGGATGAGGATTCCTTCGGGCGGCAGGCGGCATGGGAGGGCGAGGATCACGAGGCCCCGCGCTATGAGAATTTCATCGCAAGGCGCGAGTCCCTTAGCGACCACCTCTTATGGCAGGCCATGCTGCGCTTCGATGACCCGGACTCCCGGCAGGCGGCCCAGGCCATAGTTGGAAACGTCAACCGCGACGGCTACCTGGAGTCCTCCACCGAGGAAATCGCAAGGCAGTTCGGCTTAACCCAGGCCCTGATCGAAAGGGTGCTCGCAGTAATGCAATCCTTCGATCCAGCCGGGGTCTGCGCCAGGGACCTGGGCGAATGCCTCCTCATTCAGCTAAGGCATCTGAAGCTTTCGGACACGGTTGTCGAAAAAATCATTTCCGGCCACATGGCCAACCTCACAAACAAGAATTACAAGGCCATAGCCAGCGCCCTCAAAATTTCCATGGAGGAGGTGGGGGCTGCGGTAAAGATAATCACCGACCTGGAGCCCCGCCCCGGCAGGGCTTTTTCCGATGAAGAATCCCATTACATTGTTCCCGATATATTTGTTTACAAGGTGGGCGACTGCTACGAGATAGTTGTCAACGACGACGGCCTGCCCAAGCTCCACGTCAGCAACTTCTACAAAAAGGCCCTTGGCAGGAACAGCGATCTTACCGGCGAGGCCAAAACCTACGTAAAAGACAAGCTGAAAAGCGCGGCATGGCTCATACGAAGCATCCACCAGCGCCAGAGGACCATCTACAAGGTGGTGGAAAGCATAGTGAAGCACCAGAGCGAATTTCTGGACCACGGGATTTCTTGTCTGCGGCCAATGGTCTTAAGGGACGTGGCCGAGGACATTTCCATGCACGAGTCCACAATAAGCCGCGTCACCACCAACAAGTACGTCCACACCCCCCAGGGCATCTTCGAGCTTAAATACTTCTTCAACAGTTCCATCTCAACAAGTGACGGAGGCACGGTAGCCTCGGCCTCGGTCAAGGAAAAAATCCAGCGGCTCGTGAAGGATGAGGACAGCAAAAAACCCTTGAGCGACGACCGGATAATGCAGCTTCTGGAAAAGGACGACATACAGATAGCAAGGCGCACGGTGGCCAAGTACAGGGAAATGCTGGGCATACTGCCAAGCGGCAAGAGGCGCTCCATAAACTGAGAAGAAATTTCCACAAGCCCGTGGAACGCCCCGGGCGCATCGCAGGCCAACGGCGGCGTTGCCGGGGCCTTGCTTCATCACCTGTAACCGGATTTTGACGGACACCTTCTCAAACTTTTTTCACAACTTCATTAAATGGCCGGAACCACTTAACAGCAACCTGCGAAAGGAGCCTGCATAAATGCACACATCCTTTACTTTCAAAAATCTCGATCCTTCCGAAGGCACAAAGGCTTACGCAAAAGACAAGCTGGACCGGTTCGACAAGCTTCTGGACAACCCCGCCGAGGCCAGCGTCATACTCACGGTGGAGAAGCATCGCTGCACGGCTGAAATTTCCATAACCGGGGACCGGCTGACCATAATCGGCAAGGAGGAAACCGGCGACATCCATTCTTCCATCGACAAGGTGCTGGACAAGCTGGAAAAGCAGATCAAGAAGGGCAAGCAGAAGACCCGCGAGCACAGGAATGCGGGCCGCCCGGCAAA
It encodes the following:
- the raiA gene encoding ribosome-associated translation inhibitor RaiA; translation: MHTSFTFKNLDPSEGTKAYAKDKLDRFDKLLDNPAEASVILTVEKHRCTAEISITGDRLTIIGKEETGDIHSSIDKVLDKLEKQIKKGKQKTREHRNAGRPAKSGKGQESASGASAGEAESEIMVESIEYKPMDVEEAALQLDLADRDFIVFTNSRTGQVNVLYAKKDGDLGLIQPEA
- the lptB gene encoding LPS export ABC transporter ATP-binding protein, whose protein sequence is MSVLVLENLMKRYHGKTIVNSVSLNVESGRVAGLLGPNGAGKTTTFYMAVGLIRPDQGRVLVDADDLTEAPMHVRARMGVGYLPQESSVFRKLTALQNVLVILELRQMSARARVDRAMELLSELTIAHLANERADVLSGGERRRLEIARALASEPKFLLLDEPFAGIDPLAVDEIQGIIRSLAGRGIGVLISDHNVQDTLKVCDEATILAEGRVIEFGTPQHIATSPLAMRIYLGEDFRLT
- the lptC gene encoding LPS export ABC transporter periplasmic protein LptC, whose protein sequence is MTDNNNAGSKSAAKRRRSPVARIFLAAFGGMLLMGIGFGGWLYFGKPDQPVALRPPETRRYDIMVTRVRHNAMRNGVLAWTVDAESVGYSRTDGDARIRKVNAVFYGNRSRPVTATAQEGRISTGSRDMELLGEVVITDAPYVFRTPRMAYTGQAHSIAANQSVSLSGKQVTVSGDSMTYDINTRTTRISGHVKGQFFLNGNA
- a CDS encoding LptA/OstA family protein is translated as METRKEKPASSSRIAARVMAVVMLFFILASTVFSQEAPKPLTGFELGHGPLTVTSDDLVMFHEENRAEFSGNVLAVQGKTRLKADRVIVWFKKGGKKEPEGPAGSQSLDRVKAEGRVNIATDQFTAKSDAAVYETATEILVLSGREATLTQGENVVKGVKIVVDRKKGSTRVESGRAAQVSVKIFPESDGPKKDSPK
- the rpoN gene encoding RNA polymerase factor sigma-54 — encoded protein: MAMEIRQQLRLSQQLIMTPQLQMAIKLLQLNHLELLDVIQEELTQNAALEEGEPYEDSREAQQNQYDSPEPAESKVSAEGEEVEVAGPSETELDLDTRVADEPDWSQYGEDEDSFGRQAAWEGEDHEAPRYENFIARRESLSDHLLWQAMLRFDDPDSRQAAQAIVGNVNRDGYLESSTEEIARQFGLTQALIERVLAVMQSFDPAGVCARDLGECLLIQLRHLKLSDTVVEKIISGHMANLTNKNYKAIASALKISMEEVGAAVKIITDLEPRPGRAFSDEESHYIVPDIFVYKVGDCYEIVVNDDGLPKLHVSNFYKKALGRNSDLTGEAKTYVKDKLKSAAWLIRSIHQRQRTIYKVVESIVKHQSEFLDHGISCLRPMVLRDVAEDISMHESTISRVTTNKYVHTPQGIFELKYFFNSSISTSDGGTVASASVKEKIQRLVKDEDSKKPLSDDRIMQLLEKDDIQIARRTVAKYREMLGILPSGKRRSIN